One part of the Flavobacterium johnsoniae UW101 genome encodes these proteins:
- a CDS encoding sugar phosphate isomerase/epimerase family protein gives MKLNKNLIVVLFVTLSTTFNSCATAQSSNKKQKYKVAVCDWMILKRQKLGAFGLAAEIKADGIELDMGGLGNRPTFDSKLGDPVERQKFLDKSKGTGVGISSIAMSGFYAQSFATREITPMIADCIKAMKDMKVKVAYLPLGTQTDLVKNPELRPEVIKRLQWAGKEVGKIGGVIAIETSLDATEEKKLLDEVGSKYIKSSFNFANALDNKRDISSELKILGKKYVAQIHASNTDQFWLENDKAIDMPKIKQTLDEMKWSGWLIVERSRDVTQVHNVKANYGANVAYLKKIFQN, from the coding sequence ATGAAGCTAAATAAAAATTTAATTGTTGTATTGTTTGTTACTTTATCAACGACATTTAATAGCTGTGCAACGGCGCAGTCTTCCAATAAAAAGCAAAAATACAAAGTTGCTGTTTGTGACTGGATGATTTTAAAAAGACAAAAATTAGGTGCTTTTGGTTTAGCAGCTGAAATAAAAGCTGACGGAATCGAACTCGATATGGGAGGTTTAGGAAACAGACCAACTTTTGATAGCAAACTAGGCGACCCAGTTGAAAGACAAAAATTCCTAGATAAATCAAAAGGAACAGGAGTTGGAATAAGCTCAATTGCGATGTCTGGATTTTATGCACAGTCTTTTGCCACAAGAGAAATCACACCAATGATTGCAGATTGTATCAAAGCTATGAAAGACATGAAGGTAAAAGTGGCTTATCTTCCGTTAGGAACACAAACCGATTTAGTTAAAAATCCGGAGTTACGTCCAGAAGTAATTAAAAGACTACAATGGGCAGGAAAAGAAGTGGGGAAAATAGGTGGTGTAATTGCGATTGAAACCTCTTTGGACGCGACAGAAGAGAAAAAACTTTTAGATGAAGTCGGTTCAAAATATATTAAAAGCTCTTTCAATTTTGCGAATGCTTTAGATAATAAAAGAGATATTTCATCAGAATTGAAAATATTAGGAAAGAAATACGTAGCACAAATTCACGCTTCCAACACCGATCAGTTTTGGTTAGAAAATGACAAAGCGATCGACATGCCAAAAATCAAACAAACTTTGGATGAAATGAAATGGAGCGGATGGCTAATTGTTGAGCGTTCTCGCGACGTGACACAAGTACATAATGTTAAAGCCAATTATGGAGCAAACGTGGCTTATTTGAAGAAAATTTTCCAGAATTAA
- a CDS encoding malectin domain-containing carbohydrate-binding protein, which produces MNRIVFFIFCFFSSLCFVWSQSKDSGKFRKEISLNSSWETVILDNLPLKEEDFVENPKTDSNWQKVSVPHNWDQYYGFRRTKHGNLHGTAWYKKTLKLDKKDSSKQHFLYFEGVSSYATVWINGKKVGEHKGGRTTFTLDITKAVSFDKENIIVVKAAHPSFIADLPWVCGGCSGEWGFSEGSQPMGIFRPVSLVITNNVRIQPFGVHIWNDKSVSKQKAILHTTTEIKNYGTSQRNLTIENIFLDASGKKVAINKSDNKINSGETKEIAQTLPEIQNPKLWSPSNPYLYKLVTSIYENGKIIDQLATPYGIRWVSWPVSRDGKDNRFFINDEPVFINGVCEYEHLIGKSHSFSDEMIHSRIEQIKAGGFNAFREAHQPHNLLYQKELDENGILFWSQFSAHIWYDTPEFKENFKTLLREWIKERRNSPSVVMWGLQNESTIPKEFAEECTQIIREMDPLSASQRIVTTCNGGEGTDWNVVQNWSGTYGGDPLKYHLEMTTQLLNGEYGAWRSADLHTEGEFDQKGTLSENRFSQLMEIKVREAESVKDKIAGQFNWLFASHENPGRVQNGEGFRDIDKVGPVNYKGLFTIWGEPLDAFYMYRANYVSNKTNPMVYIVSHTWPSRWEKPGIKNGIDIYSNCDEVELFNDVNKTSLGKLKNPGIGQHFQFNNVNIQYNVLYAVGYVNGKAVAKDYIVLNNFPKAPSFDALTSEKTDITKAQKSYNYIYRVNCGGSELTDSAGNTWLTDTHKNGQNTWGSLSWTDNFEKLPDFFASQRTTFDPINGTKDPELFQSFRYGVDKLRYEFPAPDGEYLVELYFTEPWYGTGGGLDCKGWRLFDVAINDNVVLKDFDIWAEAGHDNALKKTFKVKSTNGKIVISFPNVKASQAIISAIAIATKDIHARPALESSKNIQNLVLDSYDKTNRVASWLDINSKQYSDSDVIFTELPSEVFGADYLQFSVNPKNKGSFIAKEESTIYVLVDSKIKTLNGLSDYKKIEEKAKNSNGISFDVFTKKVKKGEKVLFDNSETISSIAVVPTYDMGEKDDSRPVVVIEAEKTKTTGTGIEKGNFKKADYIEFTKKTNNSIEFEVKPGVAGIYLMRFRFMNRNETPLKVKFKMEDAYGILMRNDTIEFFPSPEKWKILNTTSGGYINAGTYKITIEGDDLKGLMLDNFEFQ; this is translated from the coding sequence ATGAATAGAATAGTTTTTTTTATTTTTTGTTTTTTTTCAAGTCTTTGCTTTGTTTGGAGTCAGAGCAAAGATTCGGGGAAGTTTCGTAAAGAAATCTCGCTGAATTCATCTTGGGAAACCGTAATACTGGATAATCTTCCGCTGAAAGAAGAAGATTTTGTAGAAAATCCAAAAACTGATTCCAATTGGCAAAAGGTTAGTGTGCCTCACAATTGGGATCAGTATTATGGTTTCAGAAGAACAAAACATGGGAATTTACATGGTACCGCCTGGTACAAAAAAACACTAAAACTCGATAAGAAAGACAGTTCAAAACAGCACTTTCTTTATTTTGAAGGGGTAAGTTCGTATGCAACCGTTTGGATAAATGGTAAAAAAGTGGGCGAACACAAAGGCGGAAGAACTACTTTCACCTTAGACATTACAAAAGCGGTTTCTTTCGACAAAGAAAATATCATTGTAGTTAAAGCAGCACATCCCTCTTTTATTGCAGATCTTCCTTGGGTTTGCGGAGGTTGTTCAGGAGAATGGGGATTTTCTGAAGGTTCTCAGCCAATGGGAATTTTTAGGCCAGTTTCTTTGGTAATTACAAACAATGTTAGAATTCAGCCGTTTGGTGTTCATATCTGGAACGATAAATCGGTTTCTAAACAAAAAGCGATTCTTCATACCACTACAGAAATCAAGAATTACGGCACTTCACAACGCAACTTAACTATCGAAAATATCTTTTTGGATGCTTCAGGAAAGAAAGTTGCTATCAATAAAAGCGATAACAAAATCAATTCGGGAGAAACAAAGGAAATAGCACAAACGCTTCCTGAGATTCAGAATCCGAAATTATGGTCGCCATCCAATCCGTATTTGTATAAATTGGTGACTTCAATTTATGAAAACGGAAAAATAATCGATCAGTTAGCAACGCCTTACGGAATTCGCTGGGTAAGTTGGCCAGTTAGCCGTGACGGAAAAGACAATCGTTTTTTCATAAATGATGAACCTGTTTTTATAAACGGCGTTTGCGAATACGAACATTTGATTGGAAAAAGTCATTCGTTTTCAGATGAAATGATTCATTCCAGAATTGAACAAATCAAAGCAGGCGGATTTAATGCTTTTAGAGAAGCGCATCAGCCTCATAATTTATTATATCAAAAAGAATTAGACGAAAACGGTATTCTGTTTTGGAGTCAGTTTTCAGCACATATTTGGTACGATACGCCAGAATTTAAAGAAAACTTCAAAACCTTATTACGAGAATGGATTAAAGAACGCAGAAACAGTCCATCTGTAGTAATGTGGGGATTGCAGAATGAAAGCACCATTCCGAAGGAATTTGCCGAAGAATGTACACAGATTATCCGTGAAATGGATCCGTTATCAGCGTCACAGCGCATTGTAACAACTTGTAATGGTGGAGAAGGAACAGATTGGAATGTTGTTCAAAATTGGTCAGGAACGTATGGCGGAGATCCGTTAAAATACCATCTGGAAATGACGACTCAGCTTCTAAACGGAGAATATGGCGCATGGCGTTCAGCCGATTTGCATACAGAAGGGGAATTTGACCAAAAAGGAACTTTGAGCGAAAACCGTTTTTCTCAATTAATGGAAATTAAAGTTAGAGAAGCCGAATCGGTAAAAGATAAAATTGCGGGACAGTTTAACTGGCTTTTTGCTTCCCACGAAAATCCGGGACGAGTGCAAAACGGAGAAGGTTTTAGAGATATTGACAAAGTCGGACCAGTAAATTACAAAGGACTTTTTACCATTTGGGGCGAGCCTTTGGATGCATTTTACATGTATCGCGCCAATTATGTTTCAAACAAAACCAATCCGATGGTTTATATTGTTTCGCATACTTGGCCAAGCCGTTGGGAAAAACCGGGAATCAAAAACGGAATCGATATTTATTCGAATTGTGATGAAGTAGAATTGTTTAATGATGTTAATAAAACTTCACTTGGAAAACTAAAAAATCCAGGAATCGGACAGCATTTTCAGTTCAATAATGTCAATATTCAATACAATGTTTTATATGCCGTTGGTTACGTAAATGGGAAAGCGGTTGCTAAAGATTATATCGTTTTAAATAATTTTCCAAAAGCACCAAGTTTTGATGCTTTAACGTCTGAGAAAACAGATATAACAAAAGCCCAAAAAAGTTATAATTACATTTATAGAGTAAATTGCGGAGGTTCTGAATTAACAGATTCTGCTGGAAATACTTGGTTAACCGATACACACAAAAACGGTCAAAATACTTGGGGTTCGTTATCGTGGACAGATAATTTTGAAAAATTGCCAGACTTTTTTGCCAGTCAAAGAACAACTTTCGATCCAATAAACGGTACGAAAGATCCTGAGTTATTTCAAAGTTTTAGATATGGAGTTGATAAACTACGTTACGAATTTCCAGCTCCAGATGGCGAATATTTAGTCGAATTATATTTTACAGAACCTTGGTACGGAACTGGCGGAGGCTTAGACTGCAAAGGCTGGCGATTGTTTGACGTTGCCATCAACGATAATGTTGTTTTAAAAGATTTCGATATTTGGGCAGAAGCTGGACATGATAACGCTTTGAAAAAGACCTTTAAAGTAAAAAGTACAAACGGAAAAATTGTTATTTCCTTCCCAAATGTAAAAGCTTCACAAGCGATTATTTCTGCCATTGCGATTGCAACAAAAGACATTCATGCAAGACCTGCGTTAGAATCTTCAAAAAACATTCAGAATCTGGTTTTAGATTCTTATGATAAAACGAATAGAGTAGCTTCATGGCTAGATATTAATTCAAAACAATATTCAGATTCTGATGTTATTTTTACCGAATTGCCTTCTGAGGTTTTTGGAGCAGATTATTTACAGTTTTCAGTTAATCCAAAAAACAAAGGATCATTTATAGCTAAAGAAGAATCGACAATTTATGTTTTAGTTGATAGTAAAATCAAAACATTAAACGGACTTTCAGATTATAAGAAAATAGAAGAGAAAGCGAAGAATAGCAACGGAATTTCATTTGATGTTTTCACTAAAAAAGTAAAGAAAGGCGAGAAAGTTCTTTTTGATAATTCTGAAACAATATCTTCGATTGCAGTCGTTCCAACGTACGATATGGGCGAAAAAGACGATTCAAGACCAGTTGTAGTCATAGAAGCCGAAAAAACAAAAACAACAGGAACAGGAATCGAAAAAGGAAATTTCAAAAAAGCCGATTATATTGAGTTCACAAAAAAGACAAACAATAGCATCGAGTTTGAAGTAAAACCTGGTGTTGCCGGAATTTATTTAATGCGTTTCCGTTTTATGAATAGAAATGAAACGCCATTAAAAGTCAAATTCAAAATGGAGGATGCCTACGGGATTTTAATGCGAAACGATACAATTGAATTTTTCCCTTCGCCTGAAAAATGGAAGATTTTAAATACGACTTCTGGTGGTTATATTAATGCAGGAACGTATAAAATAACGATTGAAGGTGATGATTTGAAGGGGTTGATGTTGGATAATTTTGAGTTTCAATAG
- a CDS encoding alpha-d-galacturonidase — translation MKYLQLLFLCLYVSFATAQNITVVSDPSSPRAKFGAEKLSETLSAKGFSVTSSDKFKKSKDKVIVIGEKGTDFWKKNAKSAKIDDSKLTKKEGFQIRTQNNIIYIEGTDASGALYGALELTDKIKASGKLPSEINIDDSPEMVLRGACIGMQKPVYLPGRDVYEYPYTPETFPWFYDKALWVKYLDMLVENRMNSLYLWNGHPFASLVKLKEYPFAVEVSDEDFKKNEEIYKFLTVEANKRGIWVIQMFYNIIVSKPFAEHYNIKTQDRSRPITPLLSDYTRKSIAAFIEKYPNVGLMVCLGEAINTVDDDVEWFTKTIIPGVRDGLQALGKTEEPPIILRSHDTDGPLVMEKSLPLYKNLYTESKYTGESLTTYTPGGPWGETHKQLSALKSIHIENVHILANLEPFRYGSPDFIQKTVKAMHSVHGANALHLYPQASYWDWPYSADKTKSGERLLEMDRDWIWYKAWARYAWDSKRDRNEEVKFWDNDLAAKFGTSQEAANNILKAYEETGEIAPKTLRRFGITEGNRQTLLLGMFESQLVNPSKWRVYPGFHESCGPAGELLLEYAKKEWNKEPHSGELPTQIIAEITEHGRLAVEAIDKAEASVTKDKEEFERLKNDMHAYKAFADFFSEKVKAALLVLRYSYSNDITDLDKALPHLEKSIEYYELLVKLTKDTYYYANSMQTAQRRIPIGGDDGNNKTWAELLPHYERELANFKRNLEKLKSSKDGKIETKEGKPWKPAEVTFIDEKPGTYLVKTGTKVYGTDISELTKVAPELQNLRGYSFVENDQNEKGTHLKFRNTKAVKLVVGYFNSDQKRFLLPPSLETDAAGNAHGQAEVILASAMNLKDLPRVNIHTYTFQPGENKLDLGKGKVLILGFIDADQTITPRDVGYIDAGEKAAIDWLFY, via the coding sequence ATGAAATATTTACAATTACTTTTTTTATGTCTTTACGTCTCTTTCGCGACAGCGCAGAACATCACAGTTGTGAGTGATCCGAGTTCGCCGAGAGCAAAATTTGGAGCAGAGAAATTATCAGAAACCCTTTCAGCAAAAGGATTCAGCGTAACTTCTTCTGATAAATTCAAAAAATCAAAAGATAAAGTAATTGTAATTGGAGAAAAAGGAACCGATTTCTGGAAGAAAAATGCTAAAAGCGCTAAAATCGATGATAGCAAATTAACCAAGAAAGAAGGTTTCCAGATTCGCACTCAAAATAATATAATTTATATTGAAGGAACAGATGCAAGCGGAGCTTTGTATGGCGCTTTAGAATTAACAGATAAAATTAAAGCTTCAGGAAAACTTCCTTCAGAAATCAATATTGATGATAGCCCAGAAATGGTTTTGAGAGGAGCTTGCATCGGAATGCAGAAACCGGTTTATCTCCCAGGTCGTGATGTTTACGAATATCCATATACGCCAGAAACTTTCCCGTGGTTTTACGATAAAGCTTTATGGGTAAAATATTTAGATATGCTGGTAGAAAACCGCATGAACTCTTTGTATTTATGGAACGGACATCCATTTGCTTCTTTGGTGAAACTAAAAGAATATCCGTTTGCAGTTGAAGTGAGTGATGAAGATTTCAAAAAGAACGAAGAAATCTATAAATTCTTAACAGTTGAAGCCAACAAACGTGGAATCTGGGTAATTCAGATGTTTTATAACATTATTGTTTCTAAGCCTTTTGCAGAGCATTACAACATTAAAACACAAGATCGTTCAAGACCAATCACGCCATTATTGTCTGATTATACTAGAAAATCTATTGCAGCTTTTATCGAAAAATATCCAAATGTTGGATTAATGGTTTGTTTGGGAGAAGCAATCAATACCGTTGATGATGATGTAGAATGGTTCACCAAAACTATTATTCCGGGTGTTCGTGACGGTTTACAAGCATTAGGAAAAACAGAAGAACCACCAATTATTCTTCGTTCTCATGATACAGATGGGCCTTTAGTAATGGAAAAATCACTTCCGTTATACAAAAACTTATATACAGAAAGTAAATATACAGGAGAATCTTTAACGACTTATACGCCGGGAGGTCCTTGGGGAGAAACGCACAAACAATTAAGCGCTTTAAAATCAATTCACATTGAGAACGTTCATATTTTGGCTAATTTAGAACCTTTCAGATACGGTTCACCAGACTTTATTCAGAAAACGGTAAAAGCAATGCATAGCGTTCACGGAGCAAATGCACTGCATTTATATCCGCAAGCTTCGTATTGGGATTGGCCATATTCGGCAGATAAAACGAAATCAGGAGAACGTTTATTAGAAATGGATCGTGACTGGATTTGGTACAAAGCTTGGGCAAGATATGCTTGGGACAGCAAAAGAGATAGAAATGAAGAAGTTAAATTTTGGGATAATGATTTAGCTGCAAAATTCGGAACGAGTCAGGAAGCTGCAAATAACATTTTAAAAGCTTACGAAGAAACAGGAGAAATTGCTCCAAAAACATTAAGACGTTTCGGAATTACAGAAGGTAACCGTCAGACTTTATTGTTGGGAATGTTTGAAAGTCAGTTGGTCAATCCGTCAAAATGGAGAGTTTATCCAGGATTCCACGAATCATGCGGACCAGCGGGCGAATTGCTTTTAGAATATGCTAAAAAAGAGTGGAACAAAGAACCGCATTCGGGCGAACTTCCAACGCAGATTATTGCTGAAATTACAGAACACGGAAGATTAGCTGTTGAAGCAATCGACAAAGCTGAAGCAAGTGTAACCAAAGACAAAGAAGAATTTGAACGTCTTAAAAATGATATGCATGCGTATAAGGCTTTCGCCGATTTTTTCTCAGAAAAAGTAAAAGCAGCTTTATTGGTTTTAAGATACAGTTATTCAAATGATATTACAGATTTAGATAAAGCTTTGCCTCATTTAGAAAAGAGCATTGAGTACTATGAGTTATTGGTAAAACTAACAAAAGATACGTACTATTATGCTAACAGTATGCAGACTGCTCAACGCCGAATCCCGATTGGAGGAGACGACGGAAACAACAAAACTTGGGCAGAATTGTTACCGCATTACGAGCGTGAATTGGCTAATTTCAAAAGAAATCTAGAGAAACTAAAATCTTCAAAAGATGGTAAAATAGAAACTAAAGAAGGAAAACCTTGGAAACCAGCCGAAGTAACTTTTATAGATGAAAAACCGGGAACGTATCTAGTTAAAACAGGGACAAAAGTGTACGGAACAGATATTTCTGAATTGACTAAAGTTGCTCCAGAACTTCAGAATTTAAGAGGTTATTCTTTTGTTGAAAACGATCAAAACGAAAAAGGAACACATTTGAAGTTTAGAAATACAAAAGCGGTTAAATTAGTGGTAGGATATTTTAATTCTGATCAGAAGCGATTTTTATTGCCGCCAAGTTTGGAGACAGATGCAGCAGGAAATGCGCACGGTCAAGCTGAAGTAATTCTGGCAAGTGCAATGAATTTAAAAGATTTACCTCGTGTAAACATTCATACCTATACGTTCCAGCCGGGAGAGAATAAATTAGATTTAGGAAAAGGAAAAGTATTGATTTTAGGTTTCATCGACGCAGATCAAACTATAACACCACGTGATGTTGGATATATCGATGCAGGAGAAAAAGCAGCAATTGACTGGTTGTTTTATTAG